One Rhodopirellula bahusiensis genomic region harbors:
- the truB gene encoding tRNA pseudouridine(55) synthase TruB, whose translation MDPNGEHSPLGFLPCYKPPGATSRDIVNRAQRRLRGEFGLRKLKVGHTGTLDPLAEGLVLLAIGSATRLTPWVLQHGKRYLADFQLGVSSESGDLESELVIQKDAKLPTAAEIEQVLEDFHGVVEQTPPAHSAIKVDGQRAHIRARRGEDFEMPKRRILIDSVKLISYEPPMMRLDVRCGSGTYLRTLGMDVAAACGCAAVMTKLVRNEVGRFTLDDTLDCEFMFDDEDREKMPAIPMTQFLRPPVEGLTHMPAIELDQQQIGMLHAGIRIAGTPQRAAEPLPEEWIGCIDHVDTFDRNTNVLDCIGVDRSSDSSGPWGELVAILRPHRKLWHPLRVFPTAESITLRD comes from the coding sequence ATGGACCCCAACGGCGAACATTCCCCGCTAGGTTTTTTGCCTTGCTACAAACCGCCGGGCGCAACATCACGCGATATCGTGAATCGGGCTCAGCGAAGATTGCGTGGTGAGTTTGGACTTCGCAAGTTGAAGGTGGGCCACACCGGAACGCTCGACCCACTCGCGGAAGGGCTGGTGTTGCTGGCGATCGGTTCAGCGACGCGTCTGACGCCGTGGGTGTTGCAACACGGCAAGCGGTACCTTGCGGATTTTCAGCTGGGTGTGTCCAGCGAGTCGGGCGACTTGGAATCTGAACTGGTGATTCAGAAAGACGCCAAGCTTCCGACGGCTGCCGAAATCGAACAGGTGTTGGAGGATTTCCACGGCGTGGTGGAGCAGACTCCGCCGGCTCACTCAGCAATCAAAGTCGACGGGCAACGGGCACACATACGCGCTCGTCGCGGGGAAGACTTCGAGATGCCCAAACGCCGGATCCTCATCGATTCGGTGAAGCTGATCTCTTATGAGCCGCCGATGATGCGGTTGGATGTTCGCTGCGGATCGGGGACTTATCTGCGGACCTTGGGAATGGATGTGGCCGCCGCGTGCGGATGTGCCGCTGTGATGACGAAATTGGTTCGCAACGAAGTAGGGCGATTCACTCTGGATGACACGCTCGATTGCGAGTTCATGTTCGACGACGAAGATCGCGAAAAGATGCCCGCGATTCCGATGACCCAATTTCTGCGGCCTCCGGTCGAAGGGCTGACGCACATGCCGGCGATCGAATTGGACCAGCAGCAGATCGGGATGCTTCATGCAGGAATCCGAATTGCGGGAACGCCGCAGCGAGCCGCCGAACCCCTGCCCGAGGAATGGATCGGCTGCATCGACCATGTCGACACGTTTGATCGCAACACCAACGTATTGGATTGCATCGGAGTCGACCGTTCGTCCGATTCTTCGGGGCCTTGGGGCGAATTGGTTGCGATTCTTCGGCCCCATCGAAAATTGTGGCACCCGCTGAGAGTGTTTCCGACGGCGGAATCAATTACTCTACGGGATTGA
- a CDS encoding ferredoxin family protein, producing MHVVAEPCSGCKYTDCVVVCPVECFYEGEQMLYIHPEECIDCEACVPECPVEAIFHEDNLPEEWQSYIELNAEMSEKTEVITEKKEPLADN from the coding sequence ATGCACGTCGTTGCTGAACCCTGCTCGGGATGCAAGTACACCGATTGCGTCGTCGTTTGCCCTGTGGAGTGTTTCTACGAAGGCGAACAGATGTTGTATATCCACCCGGAAGAGTGCATCGACTGCGAAGCCTGTGTGCCGGAATGTCCCGTGGAAGCCATTTTCCACGAAGACAATCTGCCGGAAGAGTGGCAAAGTTACATCGAACTGAACGCTGAGATGTCTGAAAAGACCGAAGTGATCACCGAGAAAAAAGAACCTCTCGCGGATAACTGA
- a CDS encoding DUF3500 domain-containing protein — protein sequence MNKFRFATLSLFSVAVLGLAGWKLAASPAEQMQTFAVAFLDTLTPDQKADAVMAFDSPKRVGWHFIPKKERKGLMLEQMNDAQRTAALRLLRSALSEAGYSKANRIMLLEEVLNEMEAGKGTWERNPQRYYVTLFGDVKAADEDASWGLSFEGHHLSLNFVCRGGKVVDSTPQFMATNPAVVKNETSVTLGKGTAVLNQEEQLAFKLVNSLDAKQIKVARIAEEALGEIRFAGEPQPEVGEPEGIAYSSLNPDQQELLRDVVDLYVQVAPEEVAAERAEQIESDGWGKVHFAWAGALEPGIGHYYRVQGKRFLIEFVNTQADPAGNPANHIHCVYRDLSGDFDLPVAP from the coding sequence ATGAATAAATTTCGTTTTGCCACGCTCTCCCTCTTCTCCGTCGCGGTCCTCGGACTGGCGGGTTGGAAACTGGCTGCTTCTCCCGCCGAACAAATGCAAACCTTCGCCGTCGCGTTCTTGGATACGTTGACGCCGGACCAGAAAGCGGATGCCGTGATGGCGTTCGATTCGCCAAAGCGAGTTGGCTGGCACTTCATTCCAAAGAAGGAACGCAAAGGCTTGATGCTCGAGCAGATGAACGATGCTCAGCGAACGGCTGCTCTGCGTCTTCTTCGTTCCGCACTCAGCGAAGCCGGTTACAGCAAGGCCAACCGGATCATGTTGCTGGAAGAAGTGCTCAACGAAATGGAAGCCGGCAAGGGAACTTGGGAACGCAACCCGCAGCGTTACTACGTGACTTTGTTTGGTGATGTGAAGGCCGCCGACGAGGACGCGAGCTGGGGCTTGTCATTCGAAGGGCACCACCTGTCTTTGAACTTCGTTTGCCGAGGCGGCAAGGTGGTTGATTCGACGCCTCAGTTCATGGCAACCAACCCCGCCGTTGTGAAGAACGAAACCAGCGTGACTTTGGGCAAAGGCACCGCGGTGTTGAATCAAGAAGAACAGCTCGCATTCAAGCTTGTGAACTCACTCGATGCGAAGCAGATCAAAGTCGCACGCATCGCCGAAGAAGCCCTCGGGGAAATCCGATTCGCTGGCGAGCCTCAGCCGGAAGTTGGCGAACCAGAAGGGATTGCCTATTCCAGCTTGAACCCAGATCAACAAGAGCTGCTTCGCGACGTGGTCGACTTGTACGTGCAAGTCGCTCCGGAAGAAGTCGCCGCCGAACGCGCAGAGCAGATCGAGTCGGACGGTTGGGGCAAGGTCCACTTTGCTTGGGCGGGTGCCCTCGAGCCAGGCATTGGTCACTACTACCGAGTGCAAGGCAAGCGATTCTTGATCGAGTTCGTGAACACGCAAGCCGACCCGGCCGGCAACCCAGCCAACCACATCCACTGCGTTTACCGCGATTTGTCCGGCGACTTTGATTTGCCAGTCGCTCCCTGA
- a CDS encoding lysylphosphatidylglycerol synthase transmembrane domain-containing protein gives MRWAKRIIAVLVVVGLVLAAKDAVQRWRAEVTTVQVRVEDIDQQLDSVSQGSGEAASREVSTGERQRLIDERTRLLGSLPTWQNVSFGSIILAAMFYAVGLLPPACVLHGALRGFHVPCSLARATAAQLLGHAGKYVPGKAMVVVLRVSAIVSTSRTDSLPAVMPDVPSRQPMIGRATTCVFFETLLMMSVGGALAGCLMWSTPLPQWVKWAASLMAVAACIPTLPPVMRRVIELVSKRRARSQSNDSTKPDAKLPDVSSAITWPRLVSGWGWSLLSWCLIGLSFACVMKAIPAYDGLPVGHELLTVATAAISLGMVLGFASLLPGGAGVREWVTLVVLGTVTDPTHALLCVITARILFIVVESVLALVSHLYLRTVSV, from the coding sequence ATGCGCTGGGCCAAACGAATCATCGCCGTCTTGGTGGTGGTCGGATTGGTCTTGGCCGCGAAGGACGCGGTCCAACGTTGGCGAGCCGAAGTCACCACCGTTCAGGTTCGTGTCGAAGACATCGATCAACAACTCGACTCGGTTTCGCAAGGTTCCGGTGAAGCTGCCTCACGCGAGGTCTCGACCGGCGAGCGACAACGTCTGATCGACGAACGAACTCGATTGCTCGGGTCGCTGCCGACTTGGCAAAACGTTTCTTTCGGATCAATCATCCTCGCGGCAATGTTCTACGCAGTTGGTTTGTTGCCGCCCGCTTGCGTGTTGCACGGAGCCCTGCGCGGATTCCATGTTCCATGTTCACTGGCGAGAGCCACAGCCGCGCAGTTGCTCGGGCATGCGGGAAAATATGTTCCCGGCAAAGCGATGGTGGTGGTGCTTCGTGTGTCGGCGATCGTGTCGACGTCTCGCACCGACAGCTTGCCTGCGGTGATGCCGGATGTCCCCTCGAGGCAACCGATGATCGGTCGCGCGACCACGTGCGTTTTCTTTGAAACGTTGCTGATGATGTCGGTTGGCGGAGCCTTGGCCGGATGCTTGATGTGGTCGACGCCACTTCCTCAGTGGGTCAAGTGGGCCGCGTCGTTGATGGCTGTTGCAGCTTGCATTCCGACTTTACCACCCGTGATGCGCCGCGTGATCGAGCTGGTGAGCAAGCGGCGGGCTCGATCACAATCGAATGATTCAACGAAGCCGGACGCCAAGTTGCCGGATGTTTCCTCCGCGATCACTTGGCCGCGATTGGTGTCGGGTTGGGGATGGTCTTTGTTGTCTTGGTGTTTGATTGGGCTGTCGTTTGCCTGCGTGATGAAAGCCATTCCGGCTTACGATGGATTGCCCGTCGGACACGAATTGCTGACGGTCGCCACCGCCGCGATCAGCCTCGGCATGGTGCTGGGGTTTGCATCTTTGCTGCCGGGCGGGGCCGGAGTTCGCGAATGGGTGACCTTGGTGGTTTTGGGAACGGTCACCGATCCGACCCACGCTTTGTTGTGCGTGATCACCGCACGAATTTTATTCATCGTTGTCGAAAGCGTTCTCGCTCTGGTAAGTCATCTCTACCTGCGTACGGTCTCGGTTTGA
- a CDS encoding tyrosine-type recombinase/integrase — protein MATVYKRTERKPIPAGATITENRKAIPNGATVEDGIANWTDRDGCQRTAAVARKQVVLQRAEWRDSKGAKSAPIDHTGEAILVVTGNYYAAYSVGARRVRKSTKVTDKAVAQRIANQWENDDHLVAEGHIDDDGGLAAKYRTMPFAEHADAFIAFMGTKGGTEEHRERTKKHIEEFASVGKWKAVQAINPDDVTRHVQSLRTNGKSSRTIQARLQSIKSFTKWLFEQQRIKRDPLVSIKKPDPEADRKHERRMLLQDEWEWLASTTADNDVNRNGMDAAERLLLYRTAIQTGLRSGELFGLTRGNLKLEADTPHITCKASGTKNRKPAKQFIDPALAGDLASHIRRKTPQAPVFGIAAKDELARTIEHDLYDARLAWLASLADQPRVAAAESDFLAKINDEGKHLVFHSLRHSTGAWLAMAGVSIKVIQEVMRHSTPVLTLNTYGHLFPGQCEGAPATIAAMMAGSCPAKVTHTSPIHGAKQSNKPEKTRKKL, from the coding sequence TTGGCAACTGTCTACAAACGAACCGAACGGAAACCGATCCCCGCCGGCGCGACGATCACCGAGAACCGGAAAGCGATCCCAAATGGCGCGACCGTAGAAGACGGAATTGCCAACTGGACGGACCGGGACGGGTGCCAGAGGACTGCCGCCGTCGCACGCAAGCAGGTAGTTTTGCAGCGTGCCGAGTGGCGAGATAGCAAGGGAGCCAAATCGGCTCCGATCGACCACACAGGCGAAGCCATCCTGGTTGTGACCGGCAACTACTATGCCGCGTACAGCGTGGGAGCCCGCCGGGTCCGCAAGTCAACGAAGGTGACTGACAAGGCGGTTGCCCAGCGGATCGCGAATCAGTGGGAGAACGATGACCACTTGGTAGCCGAGGGCCACATCGACGACGACGGGGGTTTGGCCGCGAAGTACCGGACGATGCCGTTTGCGGAACATGCCGACGCCTTCATTGCGTTCATGGGGACCAAGGGCGGGACCGAGGAACACCGCGAGCGCACCAAGAAGCACATCGAGGAATTCGCCAGCGTTGGCAAGTGGAAAGCGGTTCAGGCCATCAACCCCGACGACGTGACCCGCCACGTTCAATCCCTGCGAACCAATGGCAAGTCATCGCGGACGATCCAAGCGCGGCTGCAGTCAATCAAAAGCTTCACCAAGTGGCTTTTCGAACAGCAACGCATCAAGCGGGATCCACTGGTTTCGATCAAGAAGCCGGACCCAGAGGCAGACCGGAAGCATGAACGCCGAATGCTTTTGCAGGACGAATGGGAATGGCTCGCCAGCACAACCGCGGACAACGATGTGAACCGCAATGGAATGGACGCCGCCGAACGTCTTTTGCTGTACCGAACCGCGATACAAACCGGACTGCGATCAGGCGAACTGTTCGGTCTGACCCGAGGCAACCTGAAGCTGGAAGCTGACACCCCGCACATCACCTGCAAAGCCTCCGGCACGAAGAACCGAAAGCCCGCGAAACAATTCATCGATCCCGCGTTGGCAGGCGATCTGGCCAGCCACATTCGCCGGAAGACGCCCCAAGCCCCCGTGTTTGGAATCGCGGCCAAGGACGAACTGGCACGAACGATAGAACATGATCTTTACGACGCCCGGCTGGCGTGGCTGGCATCGCTGGCCGATCAACCCAGGGTTGCCGCGGCCGAGTCGGACTTTTTGGCCAAGATCAACGACGAGGGAAAGCATCTCGTTTTCCATTCGCTCCGACATTCAACCGGGGCGTGGCTCGCGATGGCGGGAGTTTCGATCAAGGTGATCCAAGAGGTGATGAGGCATTCGACCCCGGTTCTCACTCTCAACACTTACGGGCATCTGTTCCCTGGTCAGTGCGAGGGTGCCCCGGCTACAATCGCCGCGATGATGGCCGGCAGTTGCCCTGCAAAAGTGACCCACACGAGTCCCATTCACGGGGCGAAGCAGAGCAACAAACCGGAAAAAACGCGAAAAAAGCTGTAG